The following coding sequences are from one Nodosilinea sp. FACHB-141 window:
- a CDS encoding DUF4394 domain-containing protein gives MSPLDAEAPNSETPSAPQPLAFVEANDAGEQPDGAFSVVADLVQPLASISGSLSGDADLFQIFISGEQPFSATTLSAETLLGLPIDNALGIPNSLLEDPQLFLFDGAGKGVYGNDDLFGSAQATLPSKSGLLTPGIYYLAISGFDYDPISTGGEIFPDESLDGVLLPTGSGAGSPLMGFAGEGASGGAYTIALTGAQTVAPTPPPQEFDLLGLTDDNQLVLFSTGNLAQTTSLSVTGLEGTLIGVDVRPANGLLYGLTTTNQLYTLALKGDVAEATLVSTLAQPFEGGAVSGFDFNPVADRLRLVGENDQSFRINVDTGAVIVDGTLAFGPGDANAGANPRVTGAAYTNSFAGTTATQLFDLDAELNTLVLQNPPNDGTLQTVGGLGFDLDSLGGFEIVASSAGDNTAFAVSDATLYALNLESGVATSLGAIGTDDTINFQGLTAAPAIADVEPLPELFDLTGFDGNVAVNVIQQLFREAFFDNVLAFYETDARGQVDGLLPGDAGYEVAVAANLLDGIELMVGNNQSIDVTLNLPGGTYYAPALLIDGSLQNLATVGDAALGQARIKREGNTWLFEDAGDFDFNDLIVTLTPEISAIA, from the coding sequence ATGAGCCCCCTTGATGCTGAAGCCCCCAATTCTGAGACCCCCTCGGCCCCTCAGCCCCTTGCCTTTGTCGAAGCTAATGATGCTGGAGAACAGCCTGACGGGGCCTTCTCCGTCGTTGCTGATCTAGTACAGCCACTAGCGTCAATCTCTGGCAGCCTCTCTGGAGATGCCGATCTCTTTCAAATCTTCATTTCGGGCGAGCAGCCCTTTTCTGCAACGACGCTAAGTGCAGAAACCCTGCTTGGCCTGCCCATCGACAATGCGTTGGGGATTCCCAACAGCCTGCTGGAAGATCCCCAGCTCTTTTTGTTCGATGGCGCGGGCAAAGGCGTCTATGGCAACGACGATCTGTTTGGCTCGGCCCAGGCAACCTTGCCCTCCAAATCAGGCTTGCTCACTCCCGGCATTTACTACCTGGCCATTTCTGGGTTTGATTACGACCCTATCAGCACCGGTGGGGAAATCTTCCCCGACGAATCCTTGGATGGCGTTTTGTTGCCCACCGGATCGGGTGCAGGCTCCCCGCTAATGGGGTTTGCTGGCGAGGGTGCCTCTGGCGGTGCCTACACCATTGCCCTGACCGGTGCCCAAACCGTCGCGCCGACCCCGCCACCCCAAGAATTTGACCTGTTGGGGCTGACTGACGACAATCAGCTCGTGCTGTTTTCTACCGGAAATCTGGCTCAGACAACCTCGTTATCTGTGACTGGTCTTGAAGGCACCCTCATAGGCGTGGATGTGCGTCCGGCCAATGGATTACTCTACGGTCTCACGACCACCAACCAGCTCTACACTCTAGCCCTCAAGGGCGACGTGGCTGAAGCAACGCTGGTGAGCACCCTAGCTCAGCCCTTTGAAGGCGGGGCCGTTTCGGGCTTTGACTTTAACCCCGTGGCCGATCGCCTGCGTCTAGTGGGTGAGAACGATCAAAGCTTCCGCATCAATGTCGATACCGGCGCGGTAATTGTGGACGGAACCTTAGCCTTTGGCCCTGGAGATGCCAATGCTGGAGCTAACCCCAGGGTAACTGGGGCAGCCTACACCAACTCGTTTGCGGGTACTACAGCGACGCAGCTCTTTGACCTTGACGCTGAGCTCAACACTCTGGTGCTGCAAAACCCGCCCAACGATGGCACCTTGCAAACGGTAGGCGGGCTGGGTTTTGACCTTGACAGTTTGGGGGGGTTCGAAATTGTGGCTTCCTCGGCAGGAGACAATACAGCGTTTGCGGTGTCTGATGCAACCCTGTATGCCCTCAATCTTGAGTCTGGGGTAGCAACTAGTCTGGGAGCAATCGGCACCGACGACACGATCAATTTTCAGGGATTGACGGCCGCGCCCGCGATCGCCGACGTTGAGCCCTTGCCTGAATTGTTTGACCTGACCGGTTTTGACGGCAACGTGGCGGTCAACGTGATTCAACAGCTGTTCCGCGAGGCCTTCTTTGACAACGTGCTGGCTTTTTACGAGACCGATGCTCGAGGACAGGTGGATGGTCTGCTGCCTGGAGACGCTGGTTATGAGGTGGCTGTCGCCGCCAACCTGCTGGACGGCATCGAGCTAATGGTTGGCAACAATCAAAGCATTGATGTGACGCTAAACCTTCCTGGCGGAACCTACTATGCGCCAGCATTGCTGATCGACGGCAGCCTGCAAAACCTGGCAACGGTGGGCGACGCGGCCCTAGGGCAGGCGCGCATCAAGCGTGAGGGCAATACGTGGCTGTTTGAAGATGCCGGAGATTTTGACTTTAACGACCTAATCGTAACGCTCACCCCTGAGATCAGTGCGATCGCCTAG
- a CDS encoding DUF4331 domain-containing protein, which produces MKTTNKAFKKAFYAAGLALGLATTIGAGAVFVNASDHDDGESEIKGRNLNLTDLYVFREVDQNTTASPENLVLIMNTNPRSVAGQQYYFSTRAKYKFNISRISDNDATPTGLSDVVLEFEFGPPKGNNRQDYKLTVTKDGSKDVVEGQTTALKEPPVLNTGTVDGSKVQVFAGLREDPFFFDVEQFFRVRAGALGKGPAVGFRPPEEAVDFTKGYNVNAIAVQLPIELLQGSSNATTFDVWMTVTLPGSKKFSQVERLARPAVNEGLIVTNDFLNTLNSVDPAFEAAALAGQEPAASAAGPIVGEAKQTLLALGNSDARADALLQAFLPDVMRIDTTGPSGYANALNAKGSPIAGRLLTDDVIDITLAVLTNGAVTSDNVSYSGTPGNPAQGHDPLEASFPYLAPAN; this is translated from the coding sequence ATGAAGACCACGAACAAAGCCTTCAAAAAAGCCTTTTATGCCGCTGGGTTAGCCTTGGGGCTAGCGACCACTATTGGCGCTGGCGCAGTGTTTGTTAATGCGTCTGACCACGATGATGGTGAGTCAGAAATCAAAGGGCGCAACCTGAACCTGACCGACTTGTATGTGTTTCGGGAAGTGGATCAAAACACCACCGCTTCGCCAGAAAATTTGGTTTTGATTATGAATACCAACCCCCGGTCTGTGGCGGGGCAGCAGTATTATTTCAGCACCCGCGCGAAGTACAAGTTTAATATTTCTCGAATTAGCGACAATGATGCTACACCGACAGGATTGTCTGACGTTGTTCTAGAGTTTGAATTTGGCCCGCCGAAGGGCAACAATCGCCAAGACTATAAGCTGACGGTGACAAAAGACGGCAGCAAGGACGTGGTTGAAGGACAGACAACCGCGCTAAAAGAGCCGCCAGTTTTAAACACAGGCACCGTCGATGGCTCAAAAGTTCAAGTCTTTGCTGGACTGCGCGAAGATCCGTTCTTTTTTGATGTGGAGCAGTTCTTTCGGGTGCGGGCTGGGGCGCTAGGCAAAGGGCCTGCGGTTGGGTTTCGCCCTCCTGAAGAAGCAGTGGATTTCACCAAGGGGTATAACGTCAATGCGATCGCCGTTCAACTGCCGATCGAGCTGTTGCAGGGTTCAAGCAATGCTACGACCTTTGATGTGTGGATGACGGTGACACTGCCAGGGAGCAAAAAGTTTAGTCAGGTCGAGCGCCTAGCCCGCCCCGCGGTCAATGAAGGCCTGATTGTCACCAACGACTTTTTGAACACCCTCAACAGCGTTGACCCAGCCTTTGAGGCCGCGGCCCTGGCGGGTCAAGAACCAGCGGCCAGTGCGGCTGGCCCCATTGTCGGTGAGGCGAAACAAACGCTGCTGGCGCTCGGCAATAGCGATGCTAGAGCCGATGCCTTGCTCCAGGCGTTTTTGCCCGATGTTATGCGGATCGACACGACCGGGCCTAGCGGTTATGCCAATGCCCTAAATGCTAAGGGCAGCCCCATTGCCGGACGGCTGCTGACGGATGACGTTATCGATATCACGCTCGCCGTACTCACTAACGGCGCGGTTACAAGCGACAACGTTTCCTACAGCGGCACACCCGGCAACCCGGCCCAGGGCCACGATCCCCTAGAGGCCTCTTTCCCCTATCTAGCTCCTGCTAATTAG
- a CDS encoding TIGR04283 family arsenosugar biosynthesis glycosyltransferase, with protein sequence MPVSIIIPTWNEETCLGRTLNVLQGLNPPPREILLVDGGSHDRTLAIAHAWTDRLPLTVLQAPAPGRSVQMNWGAAAAKGDVLCFLHADTLIPDDLVQVVESTLANPTVSGGGFISLMTGPQKIRWGISLHNALKTYYAPLLFRPHLFVRGLRLLFGDQVMFCRRADFIACGGFDPALPIMEEADLCLKLCRRGRLCQLSRVVQSSDRRVAAWGTLKANAIYLMIGVLWGIGVPATTLNRFYEEVR encoded by the coding sequence ATGCCGGTTTCTATCATCATCCCCACCTGGAATGAAGAGACCTGTCTGGGCCGTACCCTAAATGTGTTGCAAGGTCTCAACCCACCTCCGCGCGAAATTTTATTGGTGGACGGGGGCAGCCACGATCGCACCCTAGCGATCGCCCATGCCTGGACCGATCGCCTGCCATTAACGGTGCTCCAAGCTCCAGCTCCGGGGCGATCGGTACAGATGAACTGGGGAGCCGCTGCCGCCAAGGGCGACGTGCTGTGTTTTCTTCACGCCGACACCCTCATTCCCGACGACTTGGTACAGGTCGTAGAAAGCACCTTAGCCAACCCGACGGTATCTGGCGGCGGATTCATTTCTCTAATGACCGGACCGCAAAAAATTCGCTGGGGCATTTCGTTGCACAATGCTCTCAAAACCTACTACGCGCCGCTGCTGTTTCGGCCCCATTTATTTGTGCGTGGGCTGCGCTTGCTGTTTGGCGACCAGGTCATGTTTTGCCGCCGAGCTGACTTTATTGCCTGTGGCGGCTTCGACCCTGCCCTGCCGATTATGGAAGAAGCTGACCTATGCCTCAAGCTTTGCCGCCGGGGTCGCCTGTGCCAGCTTAGCCGGGTCGTTCAATCCTCGGACCGGCGGGTGGCTGCATGGGGAACTTTAAAGGCCAACGCCATTTATTTGATGATCGGTGTGCTGTGGGGCATTGGGGTACCTGCTACTACCCTAAATCGATTCTATGAGGAGGTTCGTTAG